One Crocosphaera sp. UHCC 0190 DNA window includes the following coding sequences:
- a CDS encoding TIR domain-containing protein, giving the protein MKPRVFISSSIESLAVAEAVQKNLEHRVKSTIWTQGLFELSSHTLEDLMVTLEQFDFAIFIFSFHDIALLEEKDYQLVRDQVMFKLGLFLGRLGNQRCFIILPKKVKKFSLPTDFLDVRSITYEPNSQEDNLLRVLDYACYNIQQIISQLGFLPSTLNNQNSQADSFNSFKLNRKEIQILLTIVSQFQGRLYDERKSAFIQVKPPLIPEKIYANLQSEIELDYYLDSLQDKGLLDIINCLTKEGRKYLVENNLIQFILSKKTHGSQSG; this is encoded by the coding sequence ATGAAACCGAGGGTTTTTATTAGTTCATCGATTGAAAGTTTGGCAGTGGCCGAAGCCGTTCAAAAGAATTTAGAACATCGGGTAAAGTCAACGATTTGGACTCAAGGACTTTTTGAGTTATCAAGTCATACCTTAGAGGATTTAATGGTGACATTAGAGCAGTTTGACTTTGCTATCTTTATTTTTTCATTCCATGATATTGCTCTTCTTGAGGAGAAAGACTATCAATTGGTTCGGGATCAGGTGATGTTTAAATTAGGCTTATTTCTCGGAAGGTTGGGCAATCAACGCTGTTTTATCATCTTGCCTAAAAAAGTAAAAAAGTTTAGTTTACCGACGGATTTTTTAGATGTAAGATCGATTACCTATGAGCCTAACAGTCAAGAGGATAATTTATTAAGGGTGCTTGATTATGCTTGTTATAATATACAACAGATTATCAGTCAGTTAGGGTTTCTTCCCAGCACGCTAAACAATCAAAATTCCCAAGCAGATAGTTTCAATTCTTTTAAGTTAAATCGAAAAGAAATTCAGATTTTATTAACCATAGTTTCTCAATTCCAGGGTCGCTTATATGACGAGCGAAAATCCGCTTTTATTCAAGTTAAACCCCCCCTAATTCCTGAAAAGATTTATGCCAATCTACAATCAGAAATTGAGTTAGATTATTATTTAGATAGTCTTCAAGATAAAGGATTATTAGATATCATTAACTGTCTGACGAAAGAAGGTCGTAAATATCTGGTCGAAAATAACTTAATTCAATTTATTCTGAGCAAGAAAACACATGGCAGTCAATCGGGTTAG
- a CDS encoding DNA phosphorothioation-associated protein 4: MAVNRVRIGKDKADLVQSLVDFNGGGGPFQTYADVIVFAATLGAKSQGRVPLHVISKEPAPISLEIFVSRGYDAVIKLLAIAETNDPKILSVYETDAENERVQIFEEYANGGLELLQQELKGVVDYSDHILLLLNLERFPQNSSDQEFDLSRFL, translated from the coding sequence ATGGCAGTCAATCGGGTTAGAATTGGTAAAGATAAAGCAGACTTAGTGCAATCTTTAGTGGATTTTAATGGCGGGGGTGGCCCTTTCCAAACTTACGCTGATGTGATAGTTTTTGCCGCTACTCTAGGGGCAAAATCTCAGGGACGGGTTCCCCTTCATGTTATTTCAAAAGAACCGGCCCCCATTAGTTTAGAAATCTTTGTTTCTAGAGGCTATGATGCGGTGATAAAACTGTTAGCGATCGCCGAAACCAATGATCCAAAAATTCTCTCAGTTTACGAGACAGACGCGGAAAATGAAAGGGTACAAATTTTTGAAGAATATGCTAATGGTGGCTTGGAACTGTTACAACAAGAATTAAAGGGAGTTGTTGACTATTCAGACCATATTTTATTGCTTTTAAATCTAGAAAGATTTCCTCAAAATTCCTCAGATCAAGAGTTTGATTTAAGTCGATTTTTATAA
- a CDS encoding 5-formyltetrahydrofolate cyclo-ligase — translation MNSKTSKKRLRKKIIEQRKNLSESVWKETSDRLCQTLQSSLLFQQGKTILAYFPIHREPDITPLFNSNHHWGFSRCLDNHLVWHSWTPQDPLITGKYGILEPAPTAPILTAAEVDLILIPAVACDYQGYRLGYGGGFYDRLLSSPQWHSIPTMGIIFEFALLSQLPVDSWDQKLTAICTETKLLSIYA, via the coding sequence ATGAACTCAAAGACTAGCAAAAAACGACTAAGAAAAAAGATCATCGAACAGCGCAAAAATTTATCAGAATCTGTCTGGAAAGAAACTAGTGATCGCCTCTGTCAAACCCTGCAATCATCCCTCTTATTTCAACAAGGAAAAACCATTCTGGCTTACTTTCCTATTCACCGTGAACCCGACATAACCCCCCTATTTAATTCTAATCATCATTGGGGCTTTTCTCGTTGTCTTGATAATCATTTGGTTTGGCATTCTTGGACTCCTCAAGACCCTCTAATTACTGGAAAATATGGCATCTTAGAACCTGCTCCCACTGCGCCAATTTTAACGGCTGCTGAGGTTGATTTAATCCTGATTCCAGCAGTTGCCTGTGATTATCAAGGTTATAGATTAGGCTATGGTGGGGGTTTCTATGATCGTCTCTTAAGTTCCCCCCAATGGCACAGTATTCCGACGATGGGAATTATCTTTGAATTTGCTTTACTTTCTCAACTTCCTGTTGACTCTTGGGATCAAAAATTAACCGCAATTTGTACCGAAACCAAACTGTTAAGTATATATGCCTAA
- the holA gene encoding DNA polymerase III subunit delta, with product MGIYLFWGEDDFAIAQAVKKLQDRVLDPSWIQFNYHTIPGDQPQATVDALNQAMTPVFGLGGRLVWVVESTLCQQCPEDILAQLQRILPALPETAHLLFTSSKKPDRRLKSSKLLEKYAEIKEYSPISPWKTEELVNQVKQVAQEIGVKLTPRAIELVAESVGNNSRQLWNDLEKLRLYAEQQKNPLDLDIIGLLVNSNTQNSLQLAQSIRNGNQALALQLIAELISRNEPALRIVATLVGQFRAWAIIKLQIEAGEKDNKVIASAADISNPNRLYFLRQELQNLSGKQLLATLPILLELESSLKRGGEAVATLQTKAIELCQLFR from the coding sequence ATGGGGATTTATTTATTTTGGGGTGAAGATGATTTTGCGATCGCCCAAGCCGTCAAAAAACTACAAGATCGGGTTCTCGATCCCAGTTGGATTCAATTTAATTATCATACAATTCCTGGAGATCAACCCCAAGCAACCGTTGACGCATTAAATCAAGCCATGACCCCTGTCTTTGGTCTGGGAGGGCGACTGGTTTGGGTGGTAGAATCTACCCTCTGTCAACAGTGTCCTGAAGATATCCTAGCGCAACTACAGCGAATTTTACCAGCCCTTCCTGAAACTGCTCATTTGTTATTTACTTCCAGCAAAAAACCGGATCGACGGCTTAAATCAAGCAAATTATTGGAAAAATATGCTGAAATTAAAGAATATTCGCCGATTTCTCCTTGGAAAACTGAAGAATTAGTGAATCAAGTCAAACAAGTGGCCCAAGAAATTGGGGTCAAGTTAACTCCAAGGGCCATAGAATTAGTCGCTGAGTCAGTGGGCAATAATAGCCGACAATTATGGAATGACTTAGAAAAATTACGCCTTTATGCAGAGCAGCAAAAGAATCCATTAGATCTTGATATTATTGGACTTTTAGTTAATAGCAATACTCAGAATAGTTTACAGTTGGCCCAATCAATTCGTAATGGGAATCAAGCCTTAGCATTACAACTTATTGCTGAGTTAATTTCTCGCAATGAACCAGCCTTAAGAATTGTAGCCACTTTGGTGGGACAATTTCGGGCTTGGGCGATTATTAAATTACAAATTGAAGCCGGAGAAAAGGATAATAAAGTGATTGCTAGTGCGGCAGATATTTCTAATCCTAATCGCCTCTATTTTTTACGTCAAGAATTACAGAATTTATCCGGGAAACAACTATTAGCAACCCTGCCAATTCTACTAGAATTAGAAAGTAGTTTAAAACGGGGAGGTGAAGCGGTGGCTACTTTACAAACCAAAGCCATTGAACTTTGTCAACTGTTTCGTTAA
- a CDS encoding DUF1868 domain-containing protein — translation MDETYQIYVNRVASLTLPATYQTQLKNIQKSPKFQEGQPIAFPGYTILTPPYQDDSINEEFYHQLTLVQQQLLARIEPKILIPVPPESFHLTVADLIWDDSYRLAVQTDGEFDDKIQQRITESFNNYQKFSQDTRKSQWQILGLLVFPRALVIGLVPCDELSYSKVFELRRAIYQNEDLIALGIEQQYHFTAHITLGYFDEIPTELERDSLESILLSFNDQWMEKEPQILTIEQVELRKFEDMNNYLPSPSNPSVKV, via the coding sequence TTGGACGAAACCTATCAAATTTATGTAAATCGGGTAGCCTCCCTCACTTTACCCGCGACCTACCAAACCCAACTAAAGAATATCCAAAAATCCCCAAAATTTCAAGAGGGACAACCCATTGCTTTCCCTGGCTATACTATCTTAACTCCTCCCTATCAAGATGATTCCATCAACGAAGAATTTTATCACCAATTAACCTTGGTACAACAGCAATTATTAGCTAGAATTGAGCCAAAAATTCTGATTCCTGTTCCCCCAGAAAGTTTTCATCTCACTGTCGCTGATTTAATCTGGGATGATAGTTATCGATTAGCCGTTCAAACAGATGGGGAATTTGATGATAAAATTCAACAAAGAATTACTGAAAGCTTTAATAATTATCAAAAGTTTAGTCAAGATACTAGAAAAAGTCAATGGCAAATTTTAGGATTATTAGTATTTCCTAGGGCATTAGTTATCGGGCTAGTACCTTGCGATGAATTATCCTACAGCAAGGTTTTTGAACTAAGACGGGCCATTTATCAAAATGAAGATTTAATCGCCTTGGGAATTGAACAGCAATATCATTTTACCGCTCATATTACATTAGGTTATTTTGATGAAATTCCTACAGAATTAGAGCGAGATTCTTTAGAGTCAATTCTTTTATCATTTAATGATCAATGGATGGAAAAAGAACCCCAAATTTTAACCATTGAACAAGTAGAGTTAAGAAAATTTGAAGATATGAATAATTATTTACCGAGTCCGAGTAATCCCTCCGTTAAAGTTTAA
- a CDS encoding diguanylate cyclase domain-containing protein — protein sequence MYNQPMLSEIIFLIGNPCDQLNILSALLTEYGYQVRSGNYEQQTINLLESINPDLILLHYTQNPHSYSLCSDLKAQALIKEIPILFVTDSQDSSFDPIQGFHVGASDYLSYPFRREEIMTRIEHQLTIVRLRKQLNEKNHQLQQAIQTCYRLNDALKQANHQLEEVSIVDRLTQLANRRYFKTYFLQEWRRCTRERILWGDSSQTSLSLIVIRIDRFSPNKLNLQEEADLQKVARIIASVTKRPADLVCRYSKIQLAVLLPQTDEYGVLQVAKEIYKGIKKFNENLTYKRTISLGVATEIPSQTISPDILLKRAFQALQRAVEKGGDRLVTEPSEEII from the coding sequence ATGTACAATCAACCAATGCTATCAGAAATTATTTTTCTGATAGGCAATCCCTGCGATCAGCTTAATATTTTGTCTGCGCTGTTAACGGAGTATGGTTATCAAGTCCGTAGCGGAAATTATGAGCAACAAACAATTAATTTACTAGAATCGATTAATCCTGATTTAATTTTACTTCATTACACGCAAAATCCTCATAGTTATTCCCTCTGTAGTGATCTCAAGGCGCAAGCATTAATTAAAGAAATTCCCATTCTCTTTGTGACTGATTCACAAGATAGTTCTTTTGATCCCATTCAAGGGTTTCATGTTGGTGCTTCAGATTATTTGAGTTATCCTTTCCGACGGGAAGAAATTATGACTCGCATTGAGCATCAATTAACGATAGTTCGTCTCCGCAAACAACTTAATGAAAAAAACCATCAATTGCAGCAAGCGATTCAAACTTGTTATCGTTTAAATGATGCCTTAAAACAAGCCAATCATCAGTTAGAAGAGGTTTCCATTGTTGATCGTTTAACCCAATTAGCTAACCGTCGTTATTTTAAAACTTATTTTCTCCAAGAATGGCGACGTTGCACCCGTGAACGCATTCTTTGGGGCGATAGTTCCCAAACCAGTTTATCGTTAATTGTGATTAGAATTGATCGCTTTTCTCCCAATAAACTGAATCTTCAAGAAGAAGCTGATTTACAAAAAGTTGCTCGAATTATTGCAAGTGTTACTAAACGTCCGGCAGATTTAGTTTGTCGTTACAGTAAAATACAGTTAGCTGTTTTATTGCCACAAACCGATGAATATGGAGTATTACAAGTGGCTAAAGAAATTTACAAAGGAATCAAAAAATTCAATGAAAATTTGACATACAAAAGAACCATTAGTTTAGGAGTTGCCACTGAAATTCCTTCTCAAACTATCTCCCCAGATATTTTACTCAAACGGGCTTTTCAAGCCTTACAGCGTGCCGTAGAAAAGGGCGGCGATCGCTTAGTCACAGAACCCTCAGAGGAGATAATTTAA
- a CDS encoding serine/threonine-protein kinase: MNPTFPYRSNYRILGKIGQGQFGQVYFALRRHRGDFVALKNLGPGFPTNRFLREFAYLVSLRHPNIVACQAIEYHAKGRYLVMDYCEGGTLRNLMESSDQLSLETSLKLVTDILAGLEQAHQHKIIHCDIKPENILLSLTPQGWTAKITDFGISRLSQESLNLPPGSGYTGSPAYMAPERFYGKYSYGCDLYSVGIILYELILGERPFSGLPSDLMLAHLNQRIFVPDRVAEPLKAILLKALEKLPQRRFSSAKEMLDKVALAKTEVCPSPVYCLIALPLDSPLITPEIKLLNQVSFSQKISHLEVNNNNIYVGIDKQLTCLNYDDSSLTGLPNHQQEISFNEPIKTFEIRPQGCFILTKRKTTGTAQYSLYCYPNQAVLNSSLVAQILPPFESPQFLSSLDIQGKWLAVISTKNNHKMTGQFQVFNLPHLSIVHAPNICPIPSQLIALDHRYGLALFPRNSQGNKRTFLYLFNRRGRFLKGFSLPLLLSSLTPNPSNHYELFGMEDIEPHYGILIKLKPLKVTRIALDFMPKFIIAQDWGYGLANDKGTLLLLDRDGQKLSQIELSLSITAMTGFGEFNLLIASWSRKTAQLFTLDLRSYLVLNDD, from the coding sequence ATGAACCCTACTTTTCCTTATCGCTCAAATTATCGTATTTTAGGAAAAATTGGCCAAGGGCAATTTGGTCAGGTTTATTTTGCCTTGCGTCGTCATCGGGGAGACTTTGTTGCCTTGAAAAATCTGGGGCCAGGGTTTCCGACTAACCGATTTTTGCGAGAATTTGCCTATTTAGTCAGTTTACGTCATCCCAATATTGTTGCTTGCCAGGCCATAGAATATCATGCAAAGGGACGATATTTAGTAATGGATTATTGTGAAGGAGGAACCTTACGAAATCTAATGGAATCCTCTGATCAATTAAGTTTAGAAACCTCTCTTAAATTAGTCACTGATATCTTAGCAGGATTAGAACAGGCTCATCAACACAAAATTATTCATTGTGATATTAAACCTGAAAATATTTTACTGAGTTTAACGCCCCAAGGATGGACAGCAAAAATAACTGATTTTGGGATTTCCCGATTAAGTCAAGAAAGCCTTAATCTTCCCCCAGGAAGTGGTTATACTGGTTCGCCAGCTTATATGGCTCCTGAGCGTTTTTATGGTAAATATTCCTATGGATGTGATTTGTATTCTGTTGGCATTATTTTGTATGAATTAATTTTAGGAGAAAGACCATTTTCGGGGCTGCCAAGTGATTTAATGTTAGCTCATCTTAATCAAAGAATTTTTGTGCCAGATCGGGTGGCTGAACCCTTGAAAGCAATTTTACTCAAAGCCTTAGAAAAGTTACCACAAAGACGGTTTTCTTCCGCTAAAGAAATGTTAGATAAGGTGGCTTTAGCAAAAACTGAAGTATGTCCTTCTCCTGTCTATTGCTTGATAGCTTTACCCCTTGACTCTCCTTTGATTACCCCTGAAATTAAATTACTCAATCAAGTCTCTTTTTCTCAGAAAATCTCTCACTTAGAGGTAAATAATAACAATATTTATGTCGGAATAGATAAGCAGTTAACTTGCTTAAATTATGATGATTCAAGTTTAACAGGACTTCCCAATCATCAACAAGAAATATCTTTTAATGAACCGATTAAAACTTTTGAAATTAGACCTCAAGGTTGTTTTATTTTAACCAAGAGAAAAACGACAGGAACGGCTCAGTATTCTCTATATTGTTATCCTAATCAGGCTGTTCTAAATTCTAGTTTAGTTGCTCAAATTTTGCCCCCATTTGAATCTCCTCAATTTTTGAGTTCTTTGGATATACAAGGAAAATGGTTAGCAGTTATTTCGACAAAAAATAATCACAAAATGACTGGGCAATTTCAAGTTTTTAATCTTCCCCATTTATCGATTGTTCATGCTCCAAATATTTGCCCAATTCCTTCCCAATTAATTGCTTTAGATCATCGTTATGGTTTGGCTCTATTTCCTCGTAATTCTCAAGGAAATAAGCGGACTTTTTTGTATTTATTTAATCGTAGAGGTCGTTTTCTTAAAGGGTTTTCCCTTCCTTTGTTATTATCTTCTCTAACCCCTAATCCTAGCAATCATTATGAATTGTTTGGTATGGAAGACATAGAGCCTCATTATGGAATTTTAATCAAATTAAAACCTTTAAAGGTGACACGAATTGCTTTAGACTTTATGCCAAAATTTATTATTGCTCAAGATTGGGGTTATGGTTTAGCCAATGACAAAGGAACCTTACTATTATTAGATAGAGATGGACAAAAACTCAGTCAAATTGAACTCTCTTTAAGCATTACAGCAATGACAGGTTTCGGGGAATTTAACTTATTAATTGCCAGTTGGTCGAGGAAAACAGCCCAACTTTTTACCTTAGATTTAAGGTCTTATCTTGTCCTAAATGATGATTAA